One Danaus plexippus chromosome 3 unlocalized genomic scaffold, MEX_DaPlex mxdp_25, whole genome shotgun sequence genomic window, TTTAACGGTTCCCAAAACATATTTACTCTTTGCGAAAACtgaactaaatttattaataagtttatttatctatttctgatttttgataacaatttagataattagttttcattttgaattgGTCCTCATGCAcatgttcattaaaattaatcctaaattcttttatattttaactttctatCCCTTTTTTTTTAGCATTAGTTATTATATCTGTAGAAAATTCTTCCACTTCgttattgtttattgtctTTTCTATTGTAcctgatttttatttgtaacgaTTTCCTTTACTGTTTCTGTttccaaattatatttcagtgtgatttctaaattttcattttgaattaacTTGAACCTTTTTATTACGCCTAATCCAATCGAGAaatcaaatttgaaattttgttcaaGTATAATGTACACTTCAACATTCttttctatttcaaatattttaatttttaagtttgtcAAACCACTCGCATTTTTGACACTATTAATTTTCACTAACCTTGCTTCACtcaaaatgtttctttttccGTTTAGTTTTAAAAGGTTCATTTATTAGTACAACATTTGATCCGGAATCATACATTCCCTAAATTTCCAAAGCATCAATTATTAgtagtttaatgtttattaatggtGTCACTATTAGTTTTTTTCGTTCAGTTTCGTGTGATTTGGCTTCTATAACAGAATGTTTTACATGTCTAATGTTTTTAGTTGGTTTCTCCTCTTCTTTTGTTCTATACCAACAAGCGGACtcgggggggggggggggcgcgaattcctttatttaagttttcacAAATTTTACATGTGCTTTTTCCCTTGtttgtattattgttattgtttctttttgaatttcctgaatattttctgtaatatgaatattttttatttaccaaatgttcaaattttctcacttctttaaaaatatctactgTGTCTTTTAATGTCTCTCCGTCAATCCTATTTTGTACGTGTTCTCGCAGACCCACCGCAATTAAATCTATCAGAATACCTGTATCAATTGAATTTCTCGtttctaataacattttttgtttttttatggcATAATCCACCAACAAACCAACTTTATATTTGAGACATAAATCAAAACTAGTTTGGTTCAACCGTTTTTTcgtaaatgttttacaaaaccTGTCTCTCCATTTTTTCCATTCTGAATCtatggtatattttataatcatcgAATTGTACCAATCTATACAGCACTTGTCCATGATCAATCTGAgtgcttaaattttattttcatcttctGTTATACCGAAGCGTATGCATTTTTTGTCGAAAATGTCAATCCACCGACTTGCATTAGGATTTCTGCTAGTAATTTTTTCAATCGCAAACTTCTCAGtgatttaatgagatctaagactttcgcgagtattattcatttaaatgaaactaatatatttcggatatactacgcggattttattattttaaaactacataatcccgacgttttggttacttttcagcagccgtgatcacgggcagacgagatgtgaatgtctctCAGTTGgtacttgttatttatctcCTACCGCTattgatttcttaattttctggagTGCCgcaaatcctcgctcgtgaagacagatacataccgaggttaatccgcgaggctattgaaattaaaaaaacatccaaattacaatagagaagatggctggaatctatccaacacctgggaccccctccttaaaaataaaaaaccctATGTTCctgaccacaccgcaggacctcgtgacaccgtgagcgcattctgccggcatccagagcggtacgccagaaaataaagaaatcgatggcggtaggtgataaataacaaggaccaactgacagacattcacatctcgtctgcccgtcgggattatgtagttttaaaataataaaatccgagtagtatatccgaaaatatattagtttcattctcAGTGATTTGTTTCAGATTTTGTTCTTTACATTCCTGTGTGTTCTGAACTAGTTTTTGCAAATAATTTCTCTAATACACCTGTTTCTGTATCCTGTGCGGCCGcagtttttacttttacttccTCCAAATACTGGTCTTCAAATTACAGGTTTTCCTCCTCATATAAATAGGTTTTCTTTAGGTCTCCTACTATAGATATCCAGACTCTTTGTGTCTAGTATCTTTTCTTCAGGCTAAGAGTAGGAACTTTGTTGCAGACTACAGTTTTTATCAATTTCTTGTGATGACCCACAGATTGAACCTCCTCTGGTATAGCATATAGTTTTCCTTCAACTGTTGCTACTGAGGTTAAACAACAAATACTTGATTTTCCATCACATGTGGGTAGTACAGTGAATTCGAAACAAAACTTTTctatctttatttatcttgttatgaacaaaaaaatcgttttataaGACAATTTCTGTctgtaaggtttttttttcaagaaacTAAACTAAAAGAAACTAAACTCCCGTTGCTCTGTAACCAAAGAAACGactattaaagtttattcctTTTCAATTATCCTTAATTCcatattatcttttttctccaattttttcattcttttCTTCAGAAACAATTCCACGtccaaaaaaatgtttcttttttttccaAGCCTgtagagtttaaaaaaaaaagtatgacaAGGcaagacataaaaataataataacaatatttaactaatattaactACAATTCATAGCTTTATATAGTTCATACTTGTTATATATAGTGTAAAcgataaaatcataaatttaagtgattattttattattaattcatctGTCCGTCCCTTTTGATATGTcaccattattttttaaacaaaacaagtgatacaaagtataatatatgtaaaataatatttatcatatacgTCATATACTCTGAACGTCATATTTTCGAGTTGTTTAACTTTGGAAACGGCTGGATGTATCAATTAAGCTTGATTAATTTACATCCCACTCTTGAAGTAGTTGGTGCAGTAACACGTTATCACCCGCCACCTACCACGCGACCTAAACACGCTGCATTCAACGCCATAGAAGATGAACCGAATATTTGTACTACAGATTTTATTTACCCTGGCAAACGGAGCTAGCCAACAGAGATATGGTGAAACAAATCAGTACCCCACATACACAACAGTAGCCAGTCTGTACAACGAAAATCAGTTTCCCTACAAAACAAGCTATGGCAGTGATGTTGCCTCATTCCCGGAAGCTACTAGGTATCCCAACTATAACTCCGCATACTCGACTGTAACCCCTTATCCATATAACTCAGCTGGATCGAATATCAACTATCAATCAGGTTACACGACGCCTAGCTACGGATCGGATCAAAGCTATGGTTATGGTCAAGGCTACAGTGGCCAGTCCTACGGCCAAGGAGTCAGCACATATGAGATGCCATTCATGAAGTACAACGAGGGATACTGTGTTAACCGATCTCCGCAGAACGGTATCTGGGTGGACAGCCTGACCGGTATGTGGTACGGAGTGGAATTTATCCAGCATCTCGCTGGTGATGCCAGAGTGGATTACGACAGGACATGTATCGTCATACACATATCCGAACCAGCTGATCAAGTGAgttgattgtttttattaaataaaatacataaaacaattgtaaagtgtaaaaaatttaaacctgAACAAAATAAGCGTTATACATATCTTCTTCTCGATTTACTGgacataagtttaatatgatttatatgtgTGAATATGGAGACAAAGATCTATATATTTACCtgtgtgaaaatatatacgcTCCAATACAAGTATATCGCAttacatatatgatatttaaacaaacaaatatgatgtcatcatttttaaatagattgaaACAATATGCAAACGTGCAGTTGTTATATCACTGCTTTGTTAGACAAATacgttgtaataattttattacttcgtggatttactttatacattattataattgattacaaatataaacggtctgtattataatactatCTACTggctgttatttattattagtctTTGTCTGACTCGTTTAGACTATACTTTCGAAATAaccgataaataaaattaaaatttggttGTCTttcagaaaaatgtttttgtaaaaagatcgaatgtataaaaaagtaatgctCTAAACAATTACGGTTTCAGTTGTGTTAGAGCGGAGTCACTGGTGTTAGTAGCTTTATATCTATGTGGTTCAATCAAtagaaatttttgtaataggAACAATTAGGAATTCCCGATCACATCTTGATCGTAGCGACGAACTCCAGTTTAAAGTTTACagacttaaatatatacagatatgtcaattaaatacattattttacaagaaaatGGAAAATTAGAGCTATGTTTGAAcatccatatatataattatatgtatttaatatttatagcaacttatatctatttttttttttatattaaacaagtttAACCGATTCAAATATcgttgatttataattatatattaatattgtcatGGAGgtattaatttctttgatcCTTCTTTAATGAAGACTGTAaggtgtatttttatatatcgctcgaaaatattcttcatactcggaattaattttgttttttttttcatttgatacaGATATTCTTATACAGACTCCCTACAAGAcctatttagaattttaatataccttGTTCCTCTAATAGTGCAATCATCGCAATATGTTGatacatatttgttaataaactaatatttttaaataacaatcttaattttaatatacacttAAAATACACGTAAAACTTTAATGTGTGCCCGTAattgtttaaacattattaaactgAGTACCCTTCACAGAGTACTAGGCATATAatcacttaattatttatgttgacGCGaacatagtataaataaataatttgtaaacaacTAGTGTCATTATAATGACCAACGGTAGATACATAAGATAAATGTTTACAAGAACGAAGGCCATTTCAGGCGAGATTCTTACTTTATATAGTACAGTTTACTTTGACatcaaattctaaataaataagaatttgcAACATCTTCTATCTAAACGCTGACAAGTCATACCGGACAGTTATTaagttgatattattttaatacgcgTGCCGAGgtgtcattaaatttaattgacgaTTGTCTCCACAACCTTTTGACCCTTCAATTATTACCTTCAGAGACAATTTTTGTGATGAGTGGAACCTCTGTGCGATTGTATGACTAGGGGTCAAATAAGATAGTGATGTGAGTCAGGACCGTCCGCGAACAGCGCTGCCACTGTCAGTTGTCGGCTACCGCTTAAACGtgctatttttaaaaccagctaatgttattttgtatgttaaatctatataattttaacgaaaatATGTGTGTTTGAATTCTATATTAGTTTGTGAAACGCTATGGCTATGGGTTTTGTGTTGTTGcgattttttattacgttttgcATTTTAATGAACGCGATTGCTGAAGATATTTCTAACAAAACCGAAATACCGGTGAGGTGTGAAAATAGTCACGACTACGATGATATCGACATTAGAAATATTAGCGGGAAATGGGAGGCTGTTGAACTCTACATGCATTTGAGTAACGAGGGtgttaagatttataaaagctGTCCAAGAATAACGATATGGGAGACAGAAGACATGCCTGTATCTACCTTTGGGGTATGTGTACActgtgaattaattttaaatttctattaaattatactcttagcaaaaatataatgtataaataaatgattatcgCAATTTTCCTGAGAAAGAGATCACTATCTATTATCGGTTCATAAGttacaagttataaatatattgtaatatagacaccgagtaaaaaaaatatcgtatgTATGCAGCCAGTACATTATAgagataagtttttaatacacatGATACATCTCATCGTTTTGTCATTAccataacaattaaaacagacagtatttatatatacataaaaaaaaacaatgacatGTCAGAAATTAATACGCTTttcctattttataataatttcattggacaaaatattttatctggaAGTATTTTAACTAAGGCCTCGATGAATAATCTCATTTACAatttatctcattattatatcattatatttaagtggatataatatttttttgaaagtaTCTGTAAAAGAAACATTCCAGATAATTCTTAATAGTTCAAGACCTGCATGATTCCGTAACTAGGTCCATACAATACGAAACGAGGTTTCAATTGAGAATTGTATTGCATAACAGATGTCCACTTGTTTGTAGAAACAGTTTGTTGAGCGTAACCTTAAATTATTACCGTCTGTTATAGAACGTCCTTGCCAATTgtctttcattttaaatttcaataaagaaaatgttagtACAAGTTGTAAATGTGTCTGTATTAATGAAGTAATTGCTCACGAAATGTGTGAAAATGACCCAGTTAGTTTATTAAGGGATTTCCCCGTTTCCCAGCATGGTTGCTAAAGTGATTTGAATTATCCGGTTATCTCCCTTCGTCGACCCTCGTTTCCTTCCAGTTGCATGGTACGATAAATTCGCTGTGATTTATTTTGGTgtatgtgtaatttttaattcactagATCCAATCTAAAACTAGATCCAAATTAACAGATAGTACCTAcctatctatattattttttcttgaacaccaaaaataaaaagctagTTTACTGAGAATTTAAACTTCCGATTACTATGACAAGTGGTCAATGattctcatttaatatatcaatatgtatatacatatataaatcccatttatgttatatattacagGATGAGCGAAAATTTCCACAACGTAACATTTGTCAAACAAATATTGAACAtcaaatttatagaaaacttcAACTTTAATTCTTATCAATAATTACTCCACAAtggctttttataataaataataaacttgttTCCCAAatcgatatattattttagatgcTATTTTAACAGATGAATCATTCTGTAtctatataatgatttatgtcCAACATCTTTGGCCCACGTAAATTAGGTTGAGTCATGTTCAACTATCATTGGGTAGGTCAATCTGAATGACCTAAAATTGTTAACGAGAATTAAGAGAAGATTAAAAGAtcttaccaaaaaaaattctctgCTAATATGTCGAAAGTAAATAGCGACACTTCTATATAGGAACCGGGTGTGGAAAAGTACCAAACACTTTTTATTCAccaagatttatatattaaatagaaataaaatgaatgaaaagactcaattataaaactttcaaaaaaaaattatgtcagctctcatatatgtattacgttatgatattttataagattaaataaacctatcgtttgtaataaaacaaccTTTACAAAGATATcgatcatttttaattttcttaaaacttatttagtaaatagaatatttatttaacttactattttttgacatttcatAAATCGCTATTTGTGTTCATTATTACtttccaaaattatattcttatatagtGTAATATACAAACGCTTGAAGCATTCACTATTGCTCACACAATCAGCTCTCCGACagaataatgatataaattcaattcaatttaatgCACATGAACGCAAGAGTTTCTGCCACTACAAAGTAAACCCAAACGCAATcgataaatgtatatatagaaaacgtttagttatttaattgacCTGTGATAGAGAAAAGTTCTTAGCAAgctttgaaacaaaaatatcaatttatgtaaaagaaatgttttttagcCGAACACAGAGAATCCGCCTCACCACGTCCAGCACATGACGGCTCGCTTTCATCAGGAGTTCAGAAATCTGCGACTTCTGTGGGACGAAGCTGGTCAGACTATTGAATACGCCATGTACTTTAGGAACGATTCCGCGGGATATTGGCAAGTGTTCCACGGACAGAACGGTGAGAAGTTAAATTCATCTTTCTTAGACATTATTTCACAACATACAAATGCTTAATGAACAtacaaatactaaataaactaagtgttttaactatttcattcatataaaatgacaaataaaaaaaagttgttgataatatttatatgtatgttgtgagaaaaatattaatttgtattacatGATTAATCTATTTgattacattcaaataatttaatttagtttattttaaaggtttcaaaataaagtatatagcAGTTTAGTAGACTACAAATTTTGAAAGGAAAGCTGACCAAGCGATACATTGACTTCAAGCATTATCGgtttttctatgaaaatgactcattttaataaaaggattgttttattttaggaaCATTAACTATAAGACCTAACTACCAACAGTTCGACGGAACAGTTCAGGTTTTAAAGGCCGTGAACGATCACCTCGTCCTTAACTTCTGTCAAGAGGCATCCAATGGAAGACCAGCTCAGCTCTACACAGTTCTATTCTCCAGAGAACCAGGCGCGATGCTGAGGTGGGAAATAGAATCAGTACACGCTTTACTCCAGAATAAGAAGCTGTCAGTCGCTTCCAGGAGAATGGTCTGCGGAAATGGCGCCGAGAAACCAATACTGAGTGTACTTTTTTCGTTAACATCTTGTGTGTTTGTGTTCGTAGTAAGATCatcttaaattttcattccaaatttaatatttgttttacaacattatttattttgctttatattagttttctaAACTCATGTGTAAGAAATTAACTGcaaagataacattttatatgtacgtTAAACCCATATTCCGTCCTTGTTTAATGTAAGGAAGAAACaatgtcttaattttatacttctcATCCTAGGTGTCTCACA contains:
- the LOC116766932 gene encoding uncharacterized protein LOC116766932, with amino-acid sequence MNRIFVLQILFTLANGASQQRYGETNQYPTYTTVASLYNENQFPYKTSYGSDVASFPEATRYPNYNSAYSTVTPYPYNSAGSNINYQSGYTTPSYGSDQSYGYGQGYSGQSYGQGVSTYEMPFMKYNEGYCVNRSPQNGIWVDSLTGMWYGVEFIQHLAGDARVDYDRTCIVIHISEPADQPNTENPPHHVQHMTARFHQEFRNLRLLWDEAGQTIEYAMYFRNDSAGYWQVFHGQNGTLTIRPNYQQFDGTVQVLKAVNDHLVLNFCQEASNGRPAQLYTVLFSREPGAMLRWEIESVHALLQNKKLSVASRRMVCGNGAEKPILSVLFSLTSCVFVFVVRSS